One segment of Panicum virgatum strain AP13 chromosome 3K, P.virgatum_v5, whole genome shotgun sequence DNA contains the following:
- the LOC120696487 gene encoding phototropin-1A-like isoform X3, whose amino-acid sequence MAFKGLPRDSRGSLEVFNPDAAPTSREPVTSPFLIADEEVQEDDKDAAVGRAAQRAAEWGLILQTDKHTGRPQGVTARPSGSGHTSESGNSLDDKAAAGIPRVSEELRAALSAFQQTFVVSDATRPDHPILYASAGFFNMTGYSSNEVVGRNCRFLQGSGTDPAEIAKIRQALSAGSNYCGRLLNYKKDGTPFWNLLTIAPIKDEDGRVLKFIGMQVEVSKYTEGTKDTAVRPNGLPESLIKYDARQKDQARSSVSELLLALKNPRSLSESRNSTLKRKSQEAECVFSTQVPGKRTSESGSRRSSLQKISEVPEGGNKSGKSGLRSFIGFLGMGHGNVEKNMLKPRKDLLIDSADERPESFDDDFRKKEMRRGMDLATTLERIEKNFVITDPRLPDNPIIFASDSFLRLTEYSREEILGRNCRFLQGPETDRGTVKKIRDAIDNQIEVTVQLINYTKSGKKFWNLFHLQPMRDQKGDVQYFIGVQLDGTERVRDAAAKDGAMLVKKTADNIDEAAKELPDANLSPEDLWANHSKPVLPKPHMKDTASWRAIQKVLENGESIDLKHFRPVKPLGSGDTGSVHLVELLGTGEYFAMKAMDKSVMLNRNKVHRATVERQILDMLDHPFLPTLYASFQTKTHICLITDYCSGGELFMLLDRQPMKVLKEDAVRFYAAEVVTALEYLHCQGIIYRDLKPENILLHRDGHISLTDFDLSCLTSCLPQVFLPEDNDRKKGRKKSRGSPIFFAEPMRASNSFVGTEEYIAPEIITGAGHTSAVDWWALGILLYEMLYGYTPFRGKTRQRTFANILHKDIRFPTSIEVSLAARQLMYRLLHRDPANRLGSYEGASEIKHHAFFRGINWALVRTAAPPKLEVADTTVAASHTDIF is encoded by the exons ATGGCTTTCAAAG GACTTCCACGCGACTCCCGGGGATCTTTGGAAGTCTTCAATCCAGACGCCGCCCCCACCTCGCGGGAGCCCGTCACCTCCCCGTTCCTCATCGCCGATGAGGAGGTGCAGGAGGACGACAAGGATGCTGCCGTGGGGCGGGCCGCGCAAAGGGCCGCCGAGTGGGGCCTCATCCTCCAGACCGACAAGCACACCGGCCGGCCGCAGGGCGTCACCGCCCGCCCCTCCGGCTCCGGCCACACCAGCGAGAGTGGAAACTCCCTCGACgacaaggccgccgccggcatacCTCGGGTGTCGGAggagctccgcgccgcgctcTCCGCGTTCCAGCAGACCTTCGTGGTGTCCGACGCCACCCGCCCCGATCACCCCATCCTCTACGCCAGCGCCGGATTCTTCAATATGACCGGCTACTCCTCCAACGAGGTCGTCGGAAGGAACTG ccgcttcctccagggcTCCGGCACGGACCCTGCCGAGATCGCCAAGATCAGGCAGGCGCTCTCAGCTGGCTCAAACTACTGCGGCCGTCTTCTCAACTACAAGAAGGACGGCACACCGTTCTGGAATCTCTTGACCATTGCCCCCATCAAGGATGAGGATGGCAGGGTCCTCAAGTTCATTGGGATGCAAGTAGAAGTGAGCAAGTACACGGAAGGGACCAAGGATACGGCTGTGCGCCCCAATGGATTGCCAGAATCACTTATCAAATATGATG CAAGACAGAAGGATCAGGCCCGTAGCTCAGTCTCTGAGCTTCTGCTTGCCCTCAAGAATCCTAGATCATTGTCTGAATCAAGAAACAGCACCTTAAAAAGAAAATCACAGGAAGCAGAATGTGTCTTTTCGACTCAAGTTCCTGGCAAGAGAACCTCCGAAAGTGGATCTCGTCGAAGCTCTCTGCAGAAAATCAGTGAAGTACCCGAAGGAGGGAATAAAAGTGGAAAATCTGGCTTGCGTTCATTTATAGG TTTTCTTGGTATGGGCCATGGAAATGTAGAGAAGAACATGCTGAAACCAAGAAAAGATCTGCTAATTGACAGTGCCGATGAAAGACCCGAAAGCTTTGATGATGATTTCAGGAAGAAAGAAATGAGAAGGGGTATGGACTTGGCTACTACACTTGAACGTATTGAAAAGAATTTTGTCATCACCGATCCAAGGTTACCTGATAATCCAATT ATATTTGCATCGGATAGCTTTTTGCGATTGACAGAGTATAGCCGTGAAGAAATATTAGGAAGAAACTGCAG GTTTCTTCAAGGACCTGAAACTGACCGTGGAACAGTAAAGAAAATAAGAGATGCCATAGATAACCAAATAGAGGTCACTGTTCAGCTGATAAATTACACAAAAAGTG GTAAAAAATTCTGGAACCTCTTTCACTTGCAACCAATGCGTGATCAAAAG GGTGATGTTCAGTACTTCATTGGGGTTCAGTTAGATGGAACTGAACGTGTTCGAGATGCTGCTGCAAAAGATGGTGCCATGCTG GTTAAGAAAACTGCAGACAACATTGATGAGGCTGCAAAGGAACTTCCTGATGCTAATTTG AGTCCGGAGGATCTATGGGCTAATCACTCAAAAccagtcctaccaaagccacaTATGAAGGATACTGCATCATGGAGAGCCATCCAAAAA GTTCTTGAGAATGGTGAAAGCATTGATTTAAAACATTTCAGGCCAGTAAAACCTTTAGGATCTGGTGACACTGGCAG TGTCCATTTGGTCGAGTTGCTTGGTACAGGTGAATACTTTGCCATGAAAGCTATGGATAAAAGCGTCATGCTTAACCGAAACAAG GTCCATAGAGCGACCGTTGAACGACAAATCCTTGATATGTTGGACCACCCATTCCTtcccacattatacgcatcatTTCAG ACCAAGACACATATATGTCTTATTACTGACTACTGCTCTGGTGGGGAACTTTTTATGCTCCTTGATAGGCAACCTATGAAGGTTCTAAAGGAAGATGCAGTAAG GTTTTATGCTGCAGAAGTGGTCACAGCACTTGAATACTTGCATTGCCAAG GTATAATCTACCGGGACTTAAAGCCGGAAAATATTTTACTTCATAGAGATGGGCACATTTCCTTGACGGACTTTGATTTGTCTTGTTTGACATCCTGTCTACCACAG gtgtttcttccggaagATAATGATAGGAagaaagggaggaagaagagcagGGGTTCTCCCATATTCTTTGCTGAACCAATGCGAGCATCAAATTCGTTTGTTGGTACAGAGGAGTACATTGCGCCT GAGATCATTACCGGAGCTGGGCATACAAGTGCTGTCGATTGGTGGGCTCTAG gaattcttctatacGAGATGTTGTATGGTTACACCCCATTTAGAGGAAAAACAAGACAGAGGACCTTTGCAAATATTCTGCACAAGGACATCAGATTTCCTACGAGTATAGAG GTGAGCCTGGCGGCGAGGCAGCTGATGTACCGGCTGCTGCACCGAGACCCTGCAAACAGACTGGGGTCCTACGAGGGCGCTTCGGAGATCAAGCATCACGCCTTCTTCCGCGGCATCAATTGGGCTCTTGTTCGGACCGCCGCACCGCCTAAGCTAGAGGTGGCTGATACAACTGTTGCTGCTAGTCACACGGATATCTTCTaa
- the LOC120696487 gene encoding phototropin-1A-like isoform X2 has protein sequence MAFKGGQPHVLSWPLSVDPLQVNNAGLPRDSRGSLEVFNPDAAPTSREPVTSPFLIADEEVQEDDKDAAVGRAAQRAAEWGLILQTDKHTGRPQGVTARPSGSGHTSESGNSLDDKAAAGIPRVSEELRAALSAFQQTFVVSDATRPDHPILYASAGFFNMTGYSSNEVVGRNCRFLQGSGTDPAEIAKIRQALSAGSNYCGRLLNYKKDGTPFWNLLTIAPIKDEDGRVLKFIGMQVEVSKYTEGTKDTAVRPNGLPESLIKYDARQKDQARSSVSELLLALKNPRSLSESRNSTLKRKSQEAECVFSTQVPGKRTSESGSRRSSLQKISEVPEGGNKSGKSGLRSFIGFLGMGHGNVEKNMLKPRKDLLIDSADERPESFDDDFRKKEMRRGMDLATTLERIEKNFVITDPRLPDNPIIFASDSFLRLTEYSREEILGRNCRFLQGPETDRGTVKKIRDAIDNQIEVTVQLINYTKSGKKFWNLFHLQPMRDQKGDVQYFIGVQLDGTERVRDAAAKDGAMLVKKTADNIDEAAKELPDANLSPEDLWANHSKPVLPKPHMKDTASWRAIQKVLENGESIDLKHFRPVKPLGSGDTGSVHLVELLGTGEYFAMKAMDKSVMLNRNKVHRATVERQILDMLDHPFLPTLYASFQTKTHICLITDYCSGGELFMLLDRQPMKVLKEDAVRFYAAEVVTALEYLHCQGIIYRDLKPENILLHRDGHISLTDFDLSCLTSCLPQVFLPEDNDRKKGRKKSRGSPIFFAEPMRASNSFVGTEEYIAPEIITGAGHTSAVDWWALGILLYEMLYGYTPFRGKTRQRTFANILHKDIRFPTSIEVSLAARQLMYRLLHRDPANRLGSYEGASEIKHHAFFRGINCSGTKTSY, from the exons ATGGCTTTCAAAG GCGGTCAACCTCATGTACTTTCATGGCCCCTATCTGTCGATCCCCTCCAAGTCAACAA TGCAGGACTTCCACGCGACTCCCGGGGATCTTTGGAAGTCTTCAATCCAGACGCCGCCCCCACCTCGCGGGAGCCCGTCACCTCCCCGTTCCTCATCGCCGATGAGGAGGTGCAGGAGGACGACAAGGATGCTGCCGTGGGGCGGGCCGCGCAAAGGGCCGCCGAGTGGGGCCTCATCCTCCAGACCGACAAGCACACCGGCCGGCCGCAGGGCGTCACCGCCCGCCCCTCCGGCTCCGGCCACACCAGCGAGAGTGGAAACTCCCTCGACgacaaggccgccgccggcatacCTCGGGTGTCGGAggagctccgcgccgcgctcTCCGCGTTCCAGCAGACCTTCGTGGTGTCCGACGCCACCCGCCCCGATCACCCCATCCTCTACGCCAGCGCCGGATTCTTCAATATGACCGGCTACTCCTCCAACGAGGTCGTCGGAAGGAACTG ccgcttcctccagggcTCCGGCACGGACCCTGCCGAGATCGCCAAGATCAGGCAGGCGCTCTCAGCTGGCTCAAACTACTGCGGCCGTCTTCTCAACTACAAGAAGGACGGCACACCGTTCTGGAATCTCTTGACCATTGCCCCCATCAAGGATGAGGATGGCAGGGTCCTCAAGTTCATTGGGATGCAAGTAGAAGTGAGCAAGTACACGGAAGGGACCAAGGATACGGCTGTGCGCCCCAATGGATTGCCAGAATCACTTATCAAATATGATG CAAGACAGAAGGATCAGGCCCGTAGCTCAGTCTCTGAGCTTCTGCTTGCCCTCAAGAATCCTAGATCATTGTCTGAATCAAGAAACAGCACCTTAAAAAGAAAATCACAGGAAGCAGAATGTGTCTTTTCGACTCAAGTTCCTGGCAAGAGAACCTCCGAAAGTGGATCTCGTCGAAGCTCTCTGCAGAAAATCAGTGAAGTACCCGAAGGAGGGAATAAAAGTGGAAAATCTGGCTTGCGTTCATTTATAGG TTTTCTTGGTATGGGCCATGGAAATGTAGAGAAGAACATGCTGAAACCAAGAAAAGATCTGCTAATTGACAGTGCCGATGAAAGACCCGAAAGCTTTGATGATGATTTCAGGAAGAAAGAAATGAGAAGGGGTATGGACTTGGCTACTACACTTGAACGTATTGAAAAGAATTTTGTCATCACCGATCCAAGGTTACCTGATAATCCAATT ATATTTGCATCGGATAGCTTTTTGCGATTGACAGAGTATAGCCGTGAAGAAATATTAGGAAGAAACTGCAG GTTTCTTCAAGGACCTGAAACTGACCGTGGAACAGTAAAGAAAATAAGAGATGCCATAGATAACCAAATAGAGGTCACTGTTCAGCTGATAAATTACACAAAAAGTG GTAAAAAATTCTGGAACCTCTTTCACTTGCAACCAATGCGTGATCAAAAG GGTGATGTTCAGTACTTCATTGGGGTTCAGTTAGATGGAACTGAACGTGTTCGAGATGCTGCTGCAAAAGATGGTGCCATGCTG GTTAAGAAAACTGCAGACAACATTGATGAGGCTGCAAAGGAACTTCCTGATGCTAATTTG AGTCCGGAGGATCTATGGGCTAATCACTCAAAAccagtcctaccaaagccacaTATGAAGGATACTGCATCATGGAGAGCCATCCAAAAA GTTCTTGAGAATGGTGAAAGCATTGATTTAAAACATTTCAGGCCAGTAAAACCTTTAGGATCTGGTGACACTGGCAG TGTCCATTTGGTCGAGTTGCTTGGTACAGGTGAATACTTTGCCATGAAAGCTATGGATAAAAGCGTCATGCTTAACCGAAACAAG GTCCATAGAGCGACCGTTGAACGACAAATCCTTGATATGTTGGACCACCCATTCCTtcccacattatacgcatcatTTCAG ACCAAGACACATATATGTCTTATTACTGACTACTGCTCTGGTGGGGAACTTTTTATGCTCCTTGATAGGCAACCTATGAAGGTTCTAAAGGAAGATGCAGTAAG GTTTTATGCTGCAGAAGTGGTCACAGCACTTGAATACTTGCATTGCCAAG GTATAATCTACCGGGACTTAAAGCCGGAAAATATTTTACTTCATAGAGATGGGCACATTTCCTTGACGGACTTTGATTTGTCTTGTTTGACATCCTGTCTACCACAG gtgtttcttccggaagATAATGATAGGAagaaagggaggaagaagagcagGGGTTCTCCCATATTCTTTGCTGAACCAATGCGAGCATCAAATTCGTTTGTTGGTACAGAGGAGTACATTGCGCCT GAGATCATTACCGGAGCTGGGCATACAAGTGCTGTCGATTGGTGGGCTCTAG gaattcttctatacGAGATGTTGTATGGTTACACCCCATTTAGAGGAAAAACAAGACAGAGGACCTTTGCAAATATTCTGCACAAGGACATCAGATTTCCTACGAGTATAGAG GTGAGCCTGGCGGCGAGGCAGCTGATGTACCGGCTGCTGCACCGAGACCCTGCAAACAGACTGGGGTCCTACGAGGGCGCTTCGGAGATCAAGCATCACGCCTTCTTCCGCGGCATCA ATTGTTCGGGAACAAAAACTAGTTATTAG
- the LOC120696487 gene encoding phototropin-1A-like isoform X1 — protein MAFKGGQPHVLSWPLSVDPLQVNNAGLPRDSRGSLEVFNPDAAPTSREPVTSPFLIADEEVQEDDKDAAVGRAAQRAAEWGLILQTDKHTGRPQGVTARPSGSGHTSESGNSLDDKAAAGIPRVSEELRAALSAFQQTFVVSDATRPDHPILYASAGFFNMTGYSSNEVVGRNCRFLQGSGTDPAEIAKIRQALSAGSNYCGRLLNYKKDGTPFWNLLTIAPIKDEDGRVLKFIGMQVEVSKYTEGTKDTAVRPNGLPESLIKYDARQKDQARSSVSELLLALKNPRSLSESRNSTLKRKSQEAECVFSTQVPGKRTSESGSRRSSLQKISEVPEGGNKSGKSGLRSFIGFLGMGHGNVEKNMLKPRKDLLIDSADERPESFDDDFRKKEMRRGMDLATTLERIEKNFVITDPRLPDNPIIFASDSFLRLTEYSREEILGRNCRFLQGPETDRGTVKKIRDAIDNQIEVTVQLINYTKSGKKFWNLFHLQPMRDQKGDVQYFIGVQLDGTERVRDAAAKDGAMLVKKTADNIDEAAKELPDANLSPEDLWANHSKPVLPKPHMKDTASWRAIQKVLENGESIDLKHFRPVKPLGSGDTGSVHLVELLGTGEYFAMKAMDKSVMLNRNKVHRATVERQILDMLDHPFLPTLYASFQTKTHICLITDYCSGGELFMLLDRQPMKVLKEDAVRFYAAEVVTALEYLHCQGIIYRDLKPENILLHRDGHISLTDFDLSCLTSCLPQVFLPEDNDRKKGRKKSRGSPIFFAEPMRASNSFVGTEEYIAPEIITGAGHTSAVDWWALGILLYEMLYGYTPFRGKTRQRTFANILHKDIRFPTSIEVSLAARQLMYRLLHRDPANRLGSYEGASEIKHHAFFRGINWALVRTAAPPKLEVADTTVAASHTDIF, from the exons ATGGCTTTCAAAG GCGGTCAACCTCATGTACTTTCATGGCCCCTATCTGTCGATCCCCTCCAAGTCAACAA TGCAGGACTTCCACGCGACTCCCGGGGATCTTTGGAAGTCTTCAATCCAGACGCCGCCCCCACCTCGCGGGAGCCCGTCACCTCCCCGTTCCTCATCGCCGATGAGGAGGTGCAGGAGGACGACAAGGATGCTGCCGTGGGGCGGGCCGCGCAAAGGGCCGCCGAGTGGGGCCTCATCCTCCAGACCGACAAGCACACCGGCCGGCCGCAGGGCGTCACCGCCCGCCCCTCCGGCTCCGGCCACACCAGCGAGAGTGGAAACTCCCTCGACgacaaggccgccgccggcatacCTCGGGTGTCGGAggagctccgcgccgcgctcTCCGCGTTCCAGCAGACCTTCGTGGTGTCCGACGCCACCCGCCCCGATCACCCCATCCTCTACGCCAGCGCCGGATTCTTCAATATGACCGGCTACTCCTCCAACGAGGTCGTCGGAAGGAACTG ccgcttcctccagggcTCCGGCACGGACCCTGCCGAGATCGCCAAGATCAGGCAGGCGCTCTCAGCTGGCTCAAACTACTGCGGCCGTCTTCTCAACTACAAGAAGGACGGCACACCGTTCTGGAATCTCTTGACCATTGCCCCCATCAAGGATGAGGATGGCAGGGTCCTCAAGTTCATTGGGATGCAAGTAGAAGTGAGCAAGTACACGGAAGGGACCAAGGATACGGCTGTGCGCCCCAATGGATTGCCAGAATCACTTATCAAATATGATG CAAGACAGAAGGATCAGGCCCGTAGCTCAGTCTCTGAGCTTCTGCTTGCCCTCAAGAATCCTAGATCATTGTCTGAATCAAGAAACAGCACCTTAAAAAGAAAATCACAGGAAGCAGAATGTGTCTTTTCGACTCAAGTTCCTGGCAAGAGAACCTCCGAAAGTGGATCTCGTCGAAGCTCTCTGCAGAAAATCAGTGAAGTACCCGAAGGAGGGAATAAAAGTGGAAAATCTGGCTTGCGTTCATTTATAGG TTTTCTTGGTATGGGCCATGGAAATGTAGAGAAGAACATGCTGAAACCAAGAAAAGATCTGCTAATTGACAGTGCCGATGAAAGACCCGAAAGCTTTGATGATGATTTCAGGAAGAAAGAAATGAGAAGGGGTATGGACTTGGCTACTACACTTGAACGTATTGAAAAGAATTTTGTCATCACCGATCCAAGGTTACCTGATAATCCAATT ATATTTGCATCGGATAGCTTTTTGCGATTGACAGAGTATAGCCGTGAAGAAATATTAGGAAGAAACTGCAG GTTTCTTCAAGGACCTGAAACTGACCGTGGAACAGTAAAGAAAATAAGAGATGCCATAGATAACCAAATAGAGGTCACTGTTCAGCTGATAAATTACACAAAAAGTG GTAAAAAATTCTGGAACCTCTTTCACTTGCAACCAATGCGTGATCAAAAG GGTGATGTTCAGTACTTCATTGGGGTTCAGTTAGATGGAACTGAACGTGTTCGAGATGCTGCTGCAAAAGATGGTGCCATGCTG GTTAAGAAAACTGCAGACAACATTGATGAGGCTGCAAAGGAACTTCCTGATGCTAATTTG AGTCCGGAGGATCTATGGGCTAATCACTCAAAAccagtcctaccaaagccacaTATGAAGGATACTGCATCATGGAGAGCCATCCAAAAA GTTCTTGAGAATGGTGAAAGCATTGATTTAAAACATTTCAGGCCAGTAAAACCTTTAGGATCTGGTGACACTGGCAG TGTCCATTTGGTCGAGTTGCTTGGTACAGGTGAATACTTTGCCATGAAAGCTATGGATAAAAGCGTCATGCTTAACCGAAACAAG GTCCATAGAGCGACCGTTGAACGACAAATCCTTGATATGTTGGACCACCCATTCCTtcccacattatacgcatcatTTCAG ACCAAGACACATATATGTCTTATTACTGACTACTGCTCTGGTGGGGAACTTTTTATGCTCCTTGATAGGCAACCTATGAAGGTTCTAAAGGAAGATGCAGTAAG GTTTTATGCTGCAGAAGTGGTCACAGCACTTGAATACTTGCATTGCCAAG GTATAATCTACCGGGACTTAAAGCCGGAAAATATTTTACTTCATAGAGATGGGCACATTTCCTTGACGGACTTTGATTTGTCTTGTTTGACATCCTGTCTACCACAG gtgtttcttccggaagATAATGATAGGAagaaagggaggaagaagagcagGGGTTCTCCCATATTCTTTGCTGAACCAATGCGAGCATCAAATTCGTTTGTTGGTACAGAGGAGTACATTGCGCCT GAGATCATTACCGGAGCTGGGCATACAAGTGCTGTCGATTGGTGGGCTCTAG gaattcttctatacGAGATGTTGTATGGTTACACCCCATTTAGAGGAAAAACAAGACAGAGGACCTTTGCAAATATTCTGCACAAGGACATCAGATTTCCTACGAGTATAGAG GTGAGCCTGGCGGCGAGGCAGCTGATGTACCGGCTGCTGCACCGAGACCCTGCAAACAGACTGGGGTCCTACGAGGGCGCTTCGGAGATCAAGCATCACGCCTTCTTCCGCGGCATCAATTGGGCTCTTGTTCGGACCGCCGCACCGCCTAAGCTAGAGGTGGCTGATACAACTGTTGCTGCTAGTCACACGGATATCTTCTaa